The Silene latifolia isolate original U9 population chromosome Y, ASM4854445v1, whole genome shotgun sequence sequence TGGGAATACAGCAAATGTTGAGAACGTAACAAATGTTAAGGAGGGAATTGGAAAAGATGTTGAGGAAAATGTTAACAATGTACCAACTGTTGAGGACCTGAATACTAAGAACGTGGAGTCTGGAAAAGAGGCTGGGGAGAAAAATGATGATAAAAGTGTGGGGTCTCATATGAAGGAGGTTCTTCCAAATGTTCAGTTGGAAACAGAGAGAACGTGGAGCATCAATGACTATTTGTTGCACGCAGACAGCATGAACAAAATACCTGAATCGGCAGATATGGTACCTCATAATTTGGGGTGTACTATGGACTGTGGTTTGCCAGACAGGGATGCTGCACTTGTCTCAGATTTCATGGTCAGACAGGACCATTTATTTGAGACTGTCTTGAAGCGTCGGAAGGAAGTCATGGATTATTGCTTCCTTACAGATCATGCGATTAAGAAGACGTAAGTTTATTTTTTGAATGTAAGACATTAATTAATCTACtacataaaaataatttaaaaactaATATGCTAATTTTTTTGGAAAATGGTACAGAGAGATTGTCTGTGACTTTGGTATTTACCATAACATACCAAAGAGCGATATTGAGTCTTTGTTGCCTGACACTAAAATAGAAGCAGTGGTTATTGAGGCATGGGCAATATTGCTCAATTAGTTTGAAATGGCGCCAAAAGACAGCAACAGACCGACAAGGATTTTCTATGGCCTTGCTCACTCGGTATGGGAAACTTAAACCTCATGTGTTCCTTGTGTTTTAAATTACGTGGAAAAATCTGTCAACATGACTAATCAATTCTGTTATAAACAAACAGGGTGGTATGGAGAAAATCTTACTTGTAGATGAAGAAAATGTTGATGAACTGACAAGACTGAAGGAAGACGTATGGTGGACATGGGATATGTGGTCAAATCAATATAAAAATACCACCGAATTTAAATTCGATATGGTAAAAATTTAAAAGTACTTTTAGTTCGATACTTCGTTAAGTTAATTATCCGACATTGTTAAGTTAATTATCCGATATTGTCGAAGTAAGTATTGATATTGTTTCTTAAATCGGTAGCTAttttagttgtgatattgtattatatATTCCGTGATATTGTTACTTgttacttgtgatattgtatgctATGGTCTGTGAATGACAGTGTTATTTTCTATAAAATATTTCTataggtgttcatacctttgcTATATGAAGACCACTACATTTGCGTCTGTATTGACACCAAGAGGGAAAAAATGTTCTACTTGGACAACCGAGATTATGATCATTTTGAGGACGAGGAGCATGTACACCTTGCTAATTTAACTGTAAGTACTATATTTAAAAATAAGAACTAAGGATATAATGCTTTTGTTAGTTAAAGATTGAAATTTgatagttattttttataaacaTAAACAGGGAGCTGTTTACGGGCACTACCTCAACAGTAAAGGTTATGCAAGTGGGGCGAAAGTACAGGACTATGTGCTGACAAATGTCGCCTTTGATTGGCAAACAAAAGAGTTGAACCTGGATTGTGGATTATTCATGATGTTCCACATGATGTTTTTTGTGGGTGAAGATTTTAAATGTGAACTTAACGATGAAAAGAAGAGGCAGTTGTACAGGGAGGAGATTGCAGCAACGCTTGTGTTGAGCGATTTAAATAAATGTAGGAGTCAGGTCCTGAGGAAGGTTACAAACCTTAATGCAATCAAAGGGACACTGTTGCCTAAATTAGTAGCAAAGAGGAAAGcagcaagcaaaagaaagagaGGGAAAGGTGGGAAAAAGAATGTTCATACTcctgtacaaaaaaaaaaacaggttatTTTATTCAACACTGACTTATTTTCATTATATATAAGCATTATATattcaaataacaaaaataaatatttttgtaggTGTGGTAGAAGATGGTTTCGCCAAAGTGTGGTGGGAAGCGAGGGAGGGGGAAATCGATGGCCTTGGGAGCACATACAACCGTGGTGTGGCAGATTCTAACGTGGAGGTCGTCTCAAGGTTTATGAAGGCTAACAAATCATTGTGTGCAAAGATGTTGACCATGAGGAAACTAGTGCTTGACTATCGCCTATTGGACGACCACATTTCCCATTAGAGTATGTTTCGTGATACTGTTTCTTAaagagtgtgatattgttttcagagtagtgtgatattgtttgcaCTATTTAAATTTGATGGTACTTTTATTTTATCATAACTGCTATTTTTTGTGATACTGTTTCTTAAgggatgtgatattgtttttagagAAGTGTGATATTGTGTGCACTATTTTAATTTGGTTTGTGTTAATGTTTGGAGCAGTGAGGTGGTTGCCAAATTCAGTAATGATCAATATCTTGTCAGAAACGATATATTGTCGTTGCTTCCAAATGAGCATGTCAAGAGCAATGTGATTGAATGTTGGTCCCTCATTCTCGAACCATATTGAGCACACAGAAAAATGTGAAACAAGTGTGATGTTTTTTGGGATTCGACACATGGTAAGCTGTCCATTTAGTTTGATTAAATATAATCACTCTTTAAAACAAAAATAGGACTTGTAACATATATATTCAAAACAGGAAATTAAAACCGAAGGAGCTGGAGACAGGGAATTGATTAAAGAAAACATGTTCGAAGAATGGGACGAATTCATTAGAAGAAACACAGTTCTCGTAACTCCGCAAgcagatctggtttttattccaatGGTATGGAAAGAGCATTATTTCTGTGTTtgtataaatttcaaaaccgagaCAGTGGAAGTGCTGGACAACACAGAGTACCCTGACTGGGAGCAAGCACAAATACACAAAGTTGCAGATTTGGTGGTATGATTAATTGATAGTTCTTTAAAATATTGCTGTATAGTAATATTGAAATAATGGATTTCTGTGTTTGTGAAATTATTACTAATGGTGAACCGTAATATTGTAGGCGGAGCACATGAGTGACTACTTAGCAAAGAAGAACGTGGAAATAGCAGATGATATAATAACGTTTGATGTTGTCAACATCAACTTCCCTTGGAAAAAGACAGAGATGAACAATACTGAGTCTGGGAACTTCTTAATGATGCACATGATTCGATATGAGGGTGTAATGTTTGAAGCCGACCTGAACTAAAAAGTGTATATGCGATACTACTGGCTAGAAATGGCAGCAGCATTGCTTTTAGCTGACATAAATGAGAACAGAACACCTTTGATCGAAAAAGTAAAAGAATTTTCAGATGGGAAAGATGAAATATGGAAGACATTGAAGCAACAGAGGAAGAACAACGAAAAGGCGAAAGGGAAGCAGAAAGAGGAAGTACCAATGGCAGAAGTTCAAACAAAAGAGAATGCTGATGTTGTTGTGGAGGAGACAAATAAAGAAGATGTTCCGGAAACAGCAAAGGAGGATTGTACTAAGAAACCGATTATTAACACAGAATTGCCATTTCTTCGGCAATCTCCTAGGAAAAGGTAATAACAATTTACAATTGTATATACAAAAAGATAGATAGTAATTAGGACAAAGGTGTCCAGAAATAATAAATGACTGTTGGTATGGATATGCTTTACAGAGGAGCTGATTCCGGAAAAGATGGTGAAGATCGTAGGAACGAGCCCGCAGTAACATACAAACGTGGTAGGATTAAGACCGTTGCAAATCCGAAGAACCGCGGTAGAGGAAGAGGAAGGAATTAGGACTACTATATTTGTTAGAACGAAGTTGTAATTAAACTAAAGGGTATGTAATGGTAGTACAAGaaggaatttaatggtaactTTTTATAATGGTAAAGTAGTGATGGCTATTTTGGATGTCATCTAACTGTTGCtaaagtgtgatattatttcaCGTTCGGTGTGATATTGTGTAATAGTTGCTGTGATATTGCTTCTCAATATCACACAGGGCTAAAACAATACCACACTGTTTACTTTTAAATATCACTATGGATATGGATTGTTAAATCTCACGTTGATATTGTTTTTagaatgttgtgatattgttgtgtaCACAGGTTGATATTGCTTCTCAGTATCGCACAGTatgttaaacaatatcacacggatgactaaacaatatcacaatatgaatatgttagtttaagtcttacgttgatattgttttcactatgttgtgatattgttgtttaCACAAGTTGATATTGTGTTAGAAAACTGCTGTATCATATTATGAACTGCCATATTTTGACAACACACAAAACACAAGATGTGAAAATCTTAAAGCAAAAGGCATATATAGTAGTCCTGATGTAGTGATACTGTTTAGAGTAAGATGTGACATATATAAATGTAAGGTGTAATATTGTTTCTCAgtatcaaaaaatacaaaaacaagacaaCTGAGACAAATAAAATAATCAAATATTCTCCGAGTACGAGTACTTTCTATATAAAATAAAGTATAATTTATACTTTAATGAATGTTGTGGTCTATATTAATATACTAGTCATAAAGAATGTCGTCTATTTGCTGCTGCTATAACTAATGAGCGCCATCAAGAAAAACTCCTTCGACCGATCAaccatcatcagcatcatcctcatcTGAACTACCCTGAAAATACAAAAAGGTGAAACagtgatattattttatataaggagtgatattattttaaatgaagtgtgatattgtttctatcTCAGAACAATTACAAACAATATCACATTCTGTTATCCTCAAGCAGTGATACTGTGTACTACaaaagtgtgatattatttctaaCAAGATGTGGTATTGTTTATAAAATTACCAGGAAAATATAAAAGAAAGTTGAGACAGATGTGTTGACACATTCTGTTATCCTCAAATAATATCACATTCTGGTATCGTCAAATAGTGATACTGTTTAGTATAAGATGtgatattattttaaataacatgTGGTATTGTTTCTGACTCGTGACCATACAACATAGATAAAAAGTTTCATACATAGACTATTCATGGTGAACATACCTTATTGTCGGCATCAGGTACAAAAGCATTAGGACAGTTACGTTTATCATGGTGAGCCATTTGTTTGCAATTACGACAAAACCTTTTAGGCTTCTCCGCTTTTGCTATGCATTGTTGCTTTTTGGAGATCATTCTCTTCCCGCTACCCTTGTTCTTTGCCTGACGAGGTGGTAAAATCCTCACCTAAGTTGAGGAACTGCACCCAAGAAGCATCTCCAACTCCTGCTCTTTGGTCGTTGACTCTGATTGCGGATTGAGTTTCACCCTGAATTGTTTAAGGGTGTCAACAAGATCAGTGATGTCCTTCGTAGACACATTCTTGAGCACACTGATGGTCGCGTAGAACTCTGACCATAACTTGCACATTTCCATCTTTCGTAAATCAGTGGCATCAAAATCCTTAATTAACTCACCATGTGGACCATAAAGAGGGATCTTATGTGCATTCTTGGTCCACCGCATAAGAATGTATTTATCGGGCAAAGTGTGGACTTGTTTTCCAGAGTAAACCCAGATAATGTGTCTACAAATAATACCCTTCTAGTTGAACAACTTGCAAGAACATTTAGCGTCATTCGTTAGAGAATTGTAGACGACTTGGTAGGTCTTCTGCGTTCTGGCATCAGCAATACCAATTAATTCTACACCGTTTGCAGGTGGTGTGAAGCCACCAACACTAAGGGAACAAATAGAAGCAGAAGCTTCTACTTGAAAATCGAGAAAGCAAACATTTGTATAAACCTTGGAAGCATGAGCTTCCAACTTAAGAGAAGTCGCTAATTGTGGAAGAGTACAATCATCGTCTCTATCaagttgtttttgagtatggcgtCAGACATCAATGGCACTTTGAAACCGCATCAAGAATTCAACTAGTGTACCATGTGCATTTTCAAAACGcttgaaaaaattattttgaCTCTCAGAACGTTGAGTTGTTCGTAATAGACAACCCATAGGAACATCACGAAAATAAGCTGGGATCCATTTTCTCCTTTTTCTAAACATGGTTGACAACCAGGAATTACcgtcaagattatgctcattgaCCAACTGACACCACTTTTCTTCAAATTCAAGAGGTTCTAACTCAGCATCCCAAACAATAGCATTCAAACGGCTGACAAAATCAGTCTCTCTCGAAATTGCAGGCCCAACCTTATCAGTAA is a genomic window containing:
- the LOC141630003 gene encoding protein FAR1-RELATED SEQUENCE 2-like, yielding MQKLTDKVGPAISRETDFVSRLNAIVWDAELEPLEFEEKWCQLVNEHNLDGNSWLSTMFRKRRKWIPAYFRDVPMGCLLRTTQRSESQNNFFKRFENAHATSLKLEAHASKVYTNVCFLDFQVEASASICSLSVGGFTPPANGVELIGIADARTQKTYQVVYNSLTNDAKCSCKLFN